From a single Carcharodon carcharias isolate sCarCar2 chromosome 4, sCarCar2.pri, whole genome shotgun sequence genomic region:
- the ccnh gene encoding cyclin-H: MFNNSTQKRCWIFQNEDELENLRTEANKKFQSKVLACGKLSPVALLEPHEEEVLRKYYEKRLLEFCSAFKPIMPKSVMGTASMYFKRFFLNNSLMEYHPRTIMLTSVYLACKVDEFNVSSSQFVANLWESPAGQEKALEQILEYELLLIQQLNFHLIVHNPFRPFEGFLIDLKARYTAVENPEVLRKTADEFLSRATMTDASLLFTPSQIAITAIHFSASRAGNNIDSYLTECLMLKDNSECLSKLVEGIRCIKNLVKKYDPPKPEEVNLLKQKLEHLHSLDLGIITSLKKRKGYEEDGAISKKAKVEEEEWSDDDLIDAM, translated from the exons ATGTTTAACAACAGTACACAGAAGCGATGCTGGATTTTTCAGAATGAGGACGAATTGGAAAATTTGAGAACTGAAGCCAATAAGAAATTTCAGTCCAAGGTTCTAGCATGTGGAAAG CTTTCTCCAGTGGCTTTGCTGGAGCCTCATGAAGAGGAGGTACTACGTAaatattatgaaaaaagactcTTGGAATTCTGTTCTGCATTTAAACCCATCATGCCCAAATCTGTGATG gGTACTGCAAGTATGTATTTCAAGAGATTTTTTTTGAATAACTCCTTAATGGAATATCATCCAAGGACTATTAT GTTGACAAGTGTATACTTAGCATGTAAAGTGGATGAATTTAATGTCTCCAGTTCCCAGTTTGTTGCTAATCTGTGGGAGAGTCCTGCGGGTCAAGAAAAGGCTCTGGAACAGATCCTTGAGTATGAACTGTTGCTTATTCAGCAGCTGAACTTTCATCTTATTGTCCACAATCCATTTCGACCTTTTGAGGGTTTTCTTATTGACCTAAAG GCTCGATACACAGCAGTAGAAAATCCAGAAGTTTTGCGAAAAACAGCAGACGAGTTTCTGAGCCGAGCAACCATGACTGATGCCAGTCTTCTCTTTACACCATCACAGATAGCAATAACAGCTATTCATTTCAGTGCCTCCAGGGCAGGCAATAATATCGATAG CTACTTGACAGAATGCCTTATGCTAAAAGATAACAGTGAATGCCTATCAAAGCTGGTTGAAGGAATTAGAT GTATAAAGAACCTGGTGAAAAAATATGACCCTCCCAAACCTGAGGAAGTTAATCTTCTGAAACAGAAACTTGAACATTTACACAGCTTGGACCTTGGCATCATTACAAGTTT AAAGAAGAGGAAAGGTTATGAGGAAGATGGAGCAATTTcaaaaaaagcaaaagtggaagag GAGGAATGGAGTGATGATGATCTAATTGATGCAATGTAA